The following are from one region of the Mixophyes fleayi isolate aMixFle1 chromosome 7, aMixFle1.hap1, whole genome shotgun sequence genome:
- the PPP4C gene encoding serine/threonine-protein phosphatase 4 catalytic subunit: MTEISDLDRQIEQLRRCELIKESEVKALCAKAREILVEESNVQRVDSPVTVCGDIHGQFYDLKELFRVGGDVPETNYLFMGDFVDRGFYSVETFLLLLALKVRYPDRITLIRGNHESRQITQVYGFYDECLRKYGSVTVWRYCTEIFDYLSLSAIIDGKIFCVHGGLSPSIQTLDQIRTIDRKQEVPHDGPMCDLLWSDPEDTTGWGVSPRGAGYLFGSDVVAQFNAANNIDMICRAHQLVMEGYKWHFNETVLTVWSAPNYCYRCGNVAAILELDEHLQKEFIIFEAAPQETRGIPSKKPVADYFL; this comes from the exons ATGACCGAGATTAGTGACCTCGACCGGCAGATTGAGCAGCTGAGACGCTGTGAGCTCATCAAGGAGAGTGAAGTTAAAGCCCTTTGTGCCAAGGCCCG GGAGATTCTAGTGGAAGAGAGCAATGTCCAGAGGGTGGACTCCCCTGTCACG GTCTGCGGAGATATCCACGGCCAGTTCTATGACCTTAAGGAGTTGTTCCGG GTTGGGGGAGATGTCCCAGAAACAAATTACCTGTTCATGGGAGACTTTGTTGACCGTGGCTTTTACAGTGTTGAAACATTCCTCCTCCTCCTAGCTTTAAAG GTCCGCTACCCTGACAGGATCACACTGATACGCGGCAACCATGAAAGTCGACAGATCACACAAGTCTACGGCTTCTATGACGAGTGTCTGCGCAAATATGGCTCTGTTACAGTGTGGCGGTATTGCACAGAGATCTTCGACTATCTTAGCTTGTCCGCCATTATCGATGGAAAG ATCTTTTGTGTACACGGTGGATTATCTCCATCGATACAGACCCTGGACCAGATCCGAACCATTGACCGCAAGCAGGAAGTCCCTCACGATGGGCCAATGTGTGACCTCCTATGGTCTGATCCAGAAG ATACCACTGGGTGGGGAGTGAGCCCTCGGGGAGCCGGCTACCTTTTCGGCAGTGATGTCGTAGCGCAGTTCAATGCTGCAAACAACATAGACATGATCTGCAGGGCACACCAGCTGGTTATGGAGGGCTACAAGTGGCACTTCAATGAGACGGTCTTGACTGTGTGGTCAGCGCCAAACTACTGTTATAG ATGTGGAAATGTAGCTGCCATCCTCGAGCTGGACGAACACCTTCAGAAGGAGTTCATCATTTTTGAAGCTGCTCCGCAAGAGACCAGAGGCATTCCCTCCAAGAAACCAGTCGCCGACTACTTCCTGTGA
- the TBX6 gene encoding T-box transcription factor TBX6: MYHSDIFQQYGPSYTVRPPHALPPNYPAASGHHEAYRYPELEVNPSQRYDGLFTTLDPSQRILGAAPLTPLSLPPGPALGFGQPQSLCEAPRLPGNVKMTLENKDLWKQFHAIGTEMIITKSGRRMFPQCKISVSGLEPDGKYVLLADIIPVDNSRYKWQEDHWEPSGRAEPRLPERVYIHPDSPAPGSHWMKQAISFHKIKLTNNTLDQMGHIILHSMHRYQPRFHIVRAQDVFSRRWGGCSSFTFPETMFLTVTAYQNEKITQLKIQTNPFAKGFREDGLKNKRDRSIRVKRKLINAEQDQGETFQPAECKRPLYSGPCDSTLDIGGGLGIPLPSPDCSFHLITPPNPTPPSTEATDPSPLPMAANQDQGATIEMNPQATETYLQTESQSYPEMPTARDDNMYTCPPEPTVSQGTVVRRQPTLQRFPPPFQVPQEATQLYDSQADYRLYGQDIGCAGDYGPGSCALTPTGREEEGGVRGYPKNSDLRFQHFLSNSGPKLGLPFSGAQLQRLYTGGGWM; encoded by the exons ATGTATCATTCTGATATATTCCAACAGTACGGGCCCTCTTACACAGTGAGACCCCCACATGCCCTGCCACCCAACTACCCCGCAGCCAGCGGCCACCATGAAGCCTACAGATACCCAG AATTAGAGGTCAACCCCAGTCAGAGGTATGATGGCCTGTTCACAACACTCGATCCTTCCCAGAGGATTCTGGGAGCTGCCCCCCTCActcctctctcattgccccccggcccagctcTGGGGTTCGGCCAACCGCAATCTCTCTGTGAAGCGCCCCGGCTTCCCGGGAATGTCAAGATGACGCTGGAAAACAAGGACCTCTGGAAACAATTCCACGCCATAGGAACGGAAATGATTATCACTAAATCCGGGAG GAGAATGTTCCCTCAGTGTAAGATCAGTGTGAGTGGTCTGGAGCCAGACGGGAAGTATGTCCTCCTGGCTGACATAATCCCAGTGGACAACTCCCGCTACAAGTGGCAGGAAGATCACTGGGAGCCGAGTGGAAGAGCGGAGCCGCGGCTGCCGGAGAGGGTTTACATCCACCCGGACTCTCCTGCCCCAGGATCCCACTGGATGAAGCAAGCTATATCCTTCCACAAGATCAAGCTCACCAACAACACCCTGGACCAGATGGGACAT ATCATCCTGCACTCTATGCACCGGTACCAGCCTCGTTTCCACATCGTCCGAGCCCAGGACGTTTTCAGCCGGCGGTGGGGGGGCTGCTCGTCCTTCACCTTCCCCGAGACCATGTTCCTGACGGTCACAGCCTACCAGAATGAGAAG ATCACACAACTGAAGATCCAGACAAATCCATTTGCAAAAGGTTTCCGGGAGGACGGGCTGAAGAATAAGAG AGATCGATCTATCAGGGTGAAGAGGAAACTGATCAATGCAGAACAGGACCAGGGAGAGACCTTCCAGCCTG CTGAATGTAAAAGACCGCTGTATTCAGGACCCTGCGATTCTACTCTGGATATAGGGGGGGGTCTGGGTATCCCCCTACCCAGTCCCGACTGCTCCTTCCACCTTATCACACCGCCCAACCCAACACCTCCCTCCACTGAAGCCACggacccctcccctctcccgaTGGCTGCGAATCAGGACCAAGGGGCTACCATAGAGATGAACCCCCAAGCCACAGAGACATACTTGCAGACGGAGAGTCAATCCTACCCCGAGATGCCAACCGCCAGAGATGACAATATGTACACGTG CCCACCTGAACCTACGGTATCACAGGGTACGGTGGTCCGTCGCCAACCCACCCTACAACGCTTCCCTCCACCTTTCCAAGTCCCTCAGGAAGCCACTCAGCTCTACGACAGCCAAGCAGATTATCGACTTTACGGGCAGGACATAGGCTGTGCGGGAGATTACGGCCCCGGATCATGCGCTCTCACCCCAACCGGCCGCGAAGAAGAAGGGGGTGTCCGAGGTTACCCCAAGAACTCCGACCTCCGCTTTCAACACTTCCTCTCCAACTCGGGGCCCAAGCTAGGGTTGCCATTCTCCGGAGCTCAACTTCAACGTCTATATACAGGGGGAGGCTGGATGTGA